CTTCCAGTCATCCTGCAGGAATCCATACAGCGCGTACTGGTTGCCGTCGAACAGGCCGGTGCCGGCGCCGCGCAGCGCGCCATTGAAGCCGGTAGGCACCACGTCGTTCACCAGCTCGCTCAGATTGGCGTAGTCCCATTCACCGCGCGAGCGGGGCAAAAAATCAGACGGAGCGATGTAACGCCGATACTCCGGTCCGAACTTGAAGGTATGGTTCCCCTTCACGATGGTGGTGATGTTCAGCGCCTGGTAGTTGTTCTGGGTGTAGCTCTGCGGCGAATTGCCTTCCGGCCCGATGTTGAGACCAAGGGTGTCGATCTCAGCGTTGGGGAAGTTGGCAAATGGGGTCGGGACAGTGAACGCCTGCACAAAGCGTGAGTACGAGAAGCGAATATCGTTGACGACATGAGGCGTAATGGAAAAGGCATCGGTCAGGATGGCCTTGCGGGTGTCAGCCGCGATATCGCCGGTGAACTGCGCTTGGGGCGTATCCGGGTTCACGTTGGGCGTACGAGCCCGGTCCCACAAGAAGCGCGCGCGGATCGCGTGCTTCCCCAGGTTCACGTCTCCGTTGATGTTGAAGGTGTGATCGTTGGAGAAGTTAGGCGCTGCCGGCTGGATGGGGCCGATGGGAATGGCGACGCCATTGACCACCTCACTGCCGTTCGCCACCGGCGCGGTGGGGAACTGGGCCAGTATGTCGCGCACCTGCGGGCTGGCGGCCATGGAGGTCAACGCAGCCAGTCCCGCCGGGGTGGGCGAAAGCTGCGCGACCGCCGCCGACGACAGGCCGATGCCGGTGAACTGATAGGCGCCGAAAATGAAGATCTTGTTCTTGACGATCGGACCGCCGATCAGGCCGCCCGCGCGGTTGCGGTCGACGCGCCGTGGCTCGGTGAGTCCGACTCCTTTTTCAAGGTTGTCCATGGCGTTGAAGTTACGGTTGTTGTTGAAGCCGAATGCGGCGCCGTGCCAGTTGTTCGTGCCCGACTTCGTGATGACGTTGAACTGTCCACCGGCGGAATGGCTCTGCTCGGCGGTGAAGGCGTTGGTGACCAGTTGAAAGTCGTTCACCGCCTCGGGAATCACGTCGGTCGTGTGTCCGGTCACGTCGATGCGGTTGTCGTCAACGCCGTCGATATTGAAGCTGTTGAGACGCGGACGGGCGCCGCCGATCGAGCCGCCTTCACCCAGAACGCCGGCGCCCTGGGACGTAGTATTGGGCGCCAGCAGCGCCAGGTTGAGCGGACCCCCGCCGAGTCCCGGGCTGGGTAGATCAGCGACGGCCTTGGAGCTGAAGTCGTTGCTGAGCTGGTAGGTATTGGTCTGCACGACGGGCGCGCCAGCCGTGACCTCCACGGTCGTGGTCGCCGAGGCGAGCTGCATTCTGGCGTCGGCCGTCGTGGGCTGGTTGGGCAGCACTTGCACGTCTTTGCGCTCAAACTTGGCAAAGTTGGGCGCGCTGACGGTCACGGTGTACATGCCCGGCAGGACGTTCGAGAAAACAAAGATGCCCGCCGACGTCGTCTTGGTCGTAGTGGCAACACCCGTCTGCTGGTTGGTGGCTGTCACGTCTGCGCTGGGCACGACTGCGCCGGTCTGGTCCAACACCGTGCCGCGCAGGGTGCCGGCTATCTGTTGTGACCAGGCAGCAACACACAACAACATTGTGATCAGCACAATTGATATTGCGTACGGCTTACCTTTCATTGGTTGTCCTCCGGGAGGAGCGGGCGGGCGGCGAACCGCGCGACCGGCAGCCTCGTGGTAGCAGCGGCCATGGAGGGCCGCCGGCGGGTTAGACCGGCTGACCGAATCCGTAGGCCGCTCGTTGTTGAACAGATGACCAGGGCCAGGCGAGACCCTGGCGGGCAGGAGCGATAACGACCACGCTCTTCGTGGAGCGAAATAAGGCCGGAAGCGGCGAAGACTGAGGAAGTCGTCCAGAGAGACAGCACCATGGTTCGGCCCTCTGGGCTCCACCGCCGGACGAGGGGAACGCGGTGGCGCGCAGATTACTCACCCTTCGTGGTGCACGCCCCTTGCCAGCGGGGAGAACAAACCGCGCCCGTAGGATGAACGACTTAGGGCTGGTAAGGTGAATCCAGTAGCAGCTCACTCCGGGAAAATGGAAAAAGCAGAGTTGCCGCCTTTGGAATTGCGGAGCGGCGCCGGAATGGAAGTTTTTACCCGTTTACTCTCACCGGCGTCGGCGCGGGTCATTCGGACGAGCGCTCGGACTTGCGCCGGCGGTGGTAGCGCATGGCCACGTTTACGTACACAGCGCCGTGGTCCGTGGTGAAACACATGACCAGCGCCTCGGTGTCCTCCGAGCCGGCGAGTCCGGCTTCCTGCGCGTGCCGGGCGGGTGGATGCACCTTGAAGCGAAAACCCTGATCGTTGAGCGCGGTGACGGCGTTGCCGATGACCAGGTTCGCCAGTTCGCAGACGGCCTCGGGCAGCATCTCGTCGGTGGGCTCGGCGTCGCTGCCGAGCTGCTGCAGTACCCGCGAAGCGACGGGCGGTTCCATGTCGACGATCACGCGGCCCTCGATCTCGCCGGTGATCTCGACGATGGCGGCGAGACCTTTGCGGCGATACGTCTCTTCGTCCATGCTGACGTCACCGACCTGCGGCGGCGCCTGCATGGTCTGGGCGAGCACGGCGTCGGCTGCGTTGATGAAGGGCTGAATGAGTTCCATTCTCATGAGCGCACGCTCACCGCGGCGGTCTGGGCGGCCGTATCGTTGATCACGTACTTCAGCACTTCATAAAGGATGGAAGGGTTGACCGGCTTCTGCACGAAGTGGCGCGCGCCCTTCTGCAGCGCGGTCACGATGTTTTCCTGGTAGCCGACCGATGACACCATGACCACGCGCGCCCTGGGATCGAAGTCGATGATGCGCTGCAGCGCCTCCAGTCCCTCGACCTTGGGCATGGTGATGTCCATCAGCACGACGTCGGGCGTGCAGCGCCGATATTCGGCCAGGGCGGCGGCGCCGTCGCCGGCTTCGCCCACCACTTCGACGCCGAACGAGTTCAGCATCTTGGCCAGGTTCTTGCGCGCGAAGATGGAGTCATCCACCACCAGGCAGCGCACCGGGTGTCCGTCATTGGATTGCAGAGGCGCGTACTCCATAAAAACCCCCAAAAGCAGTCTCCAGTTTCCAGTTTCAAGTTTCCAGTAAAACCAGCCGCCAACCCGTTGCTTGCCGGGTTCGTGCCTTCCCGCCCCAGCACCCCTTAAAACTTGAAACTCGAAACCGCTTCATTCGTTGGCCGCGCGTGCCACCGGCAAACACTGCGCGATGATGGCGTTGGCCATCGCCTCGAGCGGCACTACGCGCGCGGCAAAACCGCGCTCGATGGCTGCCTTCGGCATGCCATACACCACGCAAGATTTTTCGTCCTGGGCGATGGTCAGCCCGCCCGCGGTCTTCACCGCGCCCATGCCCTCGGCGCCGTCCTCGCCCATGCCGGTGAGCAACACGGCCATGGCGCGCGGGCCGAATGTCTCGGCCACACTCTGAAACAGGGCGTTCGCTGAAGGACGGTGGCCGCCGATCTTCAAATCGTCGCCCAGCGCGACCACGTCGCCCAGCGACATGCGGCGGACGCGCAGGTGCCGATTGCCGGGGCACACGAGCACACGGCCGGCGAGCAGCAGGTCGCCGGATTGCGCCTCCTTTACTTCCAGCGCGCAGGTTTCGTTGAGCCGGCGGGCAAACATCTCGGTAAAGCCCTCGGGCATGTGCTGCACGACCAGAAGCGCGGCGGGTAAGTCCGCCGGAAGCTGCGCCAGCACGAACTGAAGCGCGTTCGGGCCGCCGGTGGACGCGGCGATGGCAACCACCCTGTCGGGCCGGCGGCTCGCATCCGGGCGCGGGCGGCGCGGCGACGCGGCGCGAACAGCGTCGGGCAGGCGCAGCGCGGGAGGCGATTCGATCTGGGCGGCGGCCTTGATCTTACGCACGAGGTCGGCGGCGATTTCGCCCATGCCGGCGGTGACGTTCTCCGGCTTGGCGATGAAATCGACTGCGCCCAGCGCGAGCGCGTTCAGCGTGGCCGTGGCGCCCTCGGTGCTGTGCGCGCTCACCACGATGACCGGCAGGCGCCGCCGGCGCATGATCTCGCGGAGCGTTTCGATCCCGCTCATCCGCGGCATTTCCAGGTCGAGCGTGACCACGTCGGGCTTGAGCTCTTCGATCTTCCTCAGGGCGAAAGCGCCGTCCATCGCGGTGCCGGCGACCTCGATCGCCGGATCGCCCGCGAGCAGCTCGGGAATGAACTTGCGCATGAGCGCCGAGTCGTCAACTACGAGGACGCGAACGGGGCGCGACGTTGTTCGAATGCCGCCGGTCATGGGCGCACCCCCAGGTCGCCGGACGACGCGGATTTGCGTGCCTCGCCTTGCTCCGCTGCGACCGAGAAGTGCGCCAGGCGTTGCGCCACCGCGGCGAGGTTCAGGATGAGCACCACGCGGCCGTCGCCGAGCACAGATGCGCCGCTGACCAGGTCGGTGGCCACGAGCTTGTCGTCGAAACTCTTCACCACCAGCTCTTCTTCGCCGTGCATGCCGTCTACCACGAGGCCGATCTTGCGGTCGCCGAGAGCGACCACCACCACGAAGAAGCGGCGGCGCGCGACATTGGCTGACGCGGCCAGGCGGTCCATCCGGATGAGGGTGATCACCTGTTCGCGGAGGTGGAGCACTTCATGCTGTTCCACGCGATGAATGTCGGCTTCGCCGGCGCGCGTGATTTCGACAACCGACGACAGCGGCACGGCATAGAGGCGCTCGCCTGAGCGAAACAGCAGCGCCTTGATGATGGCCAGCGTCAGCGGCACCCGCACGCGGACCGTGGTGCCGCGTCCGGGCTCGCTTTCCAGCGAGACCGTTCCTTTGAGCGAGTGGACTACGCTGCGCACCACGTCCATGCCGACGCCGCGCCCGGAAACTTCACTGATCTGGGAAGCGGTGCTGAAGCCGGGCTGGAAGATGAGATCGAGCGCCTCGCTGTCACTCAAGCGCCCGGCGGCAGCGGCGGAGAGCAGCTTCTTTTCGACCGCGCGGGCGCGCAGGCGCGCAGGGTCGAGGCCGCGTCCGTCGTCGCTGATCTCGATAACCACAAAGCCGGCCTGATGAAACGCGTTCATGCGCACTTTGCCCTGGGGCGGCTTGCCGGCAGCGGCGCGCTCCTGGGGGGTCTCGATGCCGTGGTCCACGGCGTTGCGCACCACGTGCATCACCGGCTCGGGAAGCGCGTCGAGAATGGTTTTGTCGAGCTCGGTGCGTTCGCCGCCCATCTCCAAAGCCACGTCTTTGCCGCAGAACCGCGCGGTGTCGCGCACGATGCGCGGCACCCGGCGGAAGAGCTGGCGCAGCTCGACCATGCGGATCTTCATGACCGATTTCTGCAACTGGTTCAGCACGCGGCTGTGAAAGGCCATGGCGTCGGCCAGCCGCCCGCGCAGGGGATGGCGGCGGTCGATGTGTTCGCCGGCTTCGTGCACGGCCTGCTGCAGCACCGAGCGGGCGATGATCAGCTCGCCGAGCAGGTTCATGACCGAGTCGATGCGTTCGGCCTCCACCCTCAGCAGCGGCGAGAGCGATGCAGGCGCCGGCTCGGCGGCTTCGGGTTCGGCCTTCGCCGCCGCAACCGAAGCGGCGGCAGCGTGATCGGCTGCCTGCCAGGGCTCGACGTCTACTTGCGAAATCAAGGCGGGCACGCGGCACTGCCGCGCGATGGCGTGTGCGTCGCGATCGGTGGCGACGACCGCGTGGAGAGCATTGATGCCGGCGATGTCGTCACCCTCATGCGGACGAACCGCCAGCACCAGCCCCAGCGACTGCAGCGCGCGCCGGCCGAGCTCGAACGCGGCGGCAGGCAGCGCGCATTGGGGATCGAGGTGCAAGGTAAGGGCAACCACGCGTTTGCCCGCGGACTGCGCGTTGCCGAAGGTGAGCCGTTCGTATTCGGTCCATTGCGGCGCGCCGGCGGCGGCCGGAGCGGGCTCGCTCTCCGTACGACGCTGCGGCTTCGCCGCGGAGCTGCGCAATTGCGCCACACGCCCGCGCAAGGCGGTTGCGGGGGCCGGCTGCGCCCCGCTGCGGTAGGCCGCGAGCATGCACTCAAACGCGTCGGTGCTGGCCAGGACGAGCTCGATGACTTCGCTCTTGGCGGGCAGCGCTTCGGGATCGAGCGCGTCTTCCAGCTCGTGCGCCAATTCGGTGACTTCACGGAAGCCGCACACGGCCGAATCGCCCTTGAGCGTGTGCACGGCGCGGCGGATGCTGCGAATGAGTTCGGGATGCGCGCCTTTGGCCTCGAGCGCCAGCGCGTCTTCGCTGAGCGAATGCAGGATTTCCTGGGCGCTCTCGAAGAACACCTGGCGAAGCTCGGCCATGCGCTGCTCGTCGCGCTTCATTCCGGCGGCTCCATGCGCTGATAAGCAGTTCCGCCGCACTGGTGGACGATGCGGAACTTCTCGGTGAGCGGCAGCAGCGTTTCCGCGTGGCCGATGAACAGGTAGCCGCCGGGCGCGAGGCAGCGGTGGAATTTTTCCGTCAGGCGTTTCTGCTCGGCCGCGTCGAAGTAGATCATGACGTTGCGGCAGAAGATGAAGTCGTGACGCTGCGGCAGGAACCCGGCCTTCAGGTTGTGGAAGTCGAAGTGCACGATCTTCTTCAGCGCATCCTTGACCGCCGACTTTTCTCCCACGCGGTCGAAGAAGCGCAGGCGATAGCTGTAGTCCACTGCCTCCATCTGCGATTGCGTGTAGAGGCCTTCCGCGGCGGCGCGCAGCACCGAGTAGCTGATGTCAGACGCGAGAATCTCCACCCGCCACGGCGGCGGCGCCAGCGGCCGCGGCTCGAGGGGCGCGGCGGCCGCGGCCACGGGCAGCGAATGGCGCACGTTGAAGAAGCCGAGCGTCTCGCAAATCAGCATGGCCAGCGTGTACGGCTCCTGGCCGGTGGAGCAGCCGGCGCTCCACACGCGCAACGACCAGTCCTGGCGCTTGCACTTGCGCTCCAGCGCCTGCTCGAGCGCCACCTTCTGAAAGAGGTCCAGCTGCGGCTTGTTGCGGAAAAAGCTGGTCTCGTTGACGGTGAGGTTCTCCAGCAGGATGGCCAATTCCTGCTTGCCGGCGTCGCTGGTCAGCAGGCGGTAGTAGCTGTAGAAGGAGTCGAGCGCGCAGGCGCGGAGCCGGCGCTGGAGCCGGTCGCGCAGGAAGTGCGAGCGGCGCTCGTCGAACACCATGCCGCACTCGCGATACACCAGCGCCTGCAGCAGCTTTTCTTCGGATTCGTTCAGGCGCACCGGCGAGGCGGACATGGCGTTTGTTCTCTCGGCATCAGGAGGCAGCCGATGCGCGCGGCGGCGCTTCGGCGCGGCGCAGAACGCGCGCCAGGTCAACCAGCAGAACGATGCGTCCGTTGAGCTTGCCCACGCCGATCACGTAGCCGGCGCCGCCTTCGCCTTCGCTCACCGCATGCGGCGGCGGCTCCACCTGCGAGGGCGCGAGCCTGAAGACCTCCGATGCCGAGTCGACGATGAGGCCCACCTTGCGCTGATCCACCTCGACCACCATGACGCGGCTGCGCCTGCCGCGCTCGAGGTTGCGTTCGCCGAAGCGCTTGCGCAGGTCGACAACGGAAATGATTTTTCCGCGCAGGTTCATCACGCCTTCCACGTGCGCGGGAGCTTCGGGAACGGGCGCGATGTCGGGGACACGCAGGATTTCGTGCACCTGCGCGATGGGCACGGCGAACGTTTCGCGGCCCACCTGGAAGCCGACCATCTGCATGTCCGCGCTCATGTCAGAAACCCTGCCGGGGAACGGCGGCGAGGCGCGCGGGCCCGCTCGATGCCGCCGCCGCAGTGCGCGCGCTGCGGCCCACCAGCGGCGATGCCTCGAGCGCGAAGCGGTCCATGGCGTCGAGCAGAGCGCGCGCCATCTTCGACATCTGCTCGGCCGACGCCGCCAGTTCGGCGGAGCCGGAGGTGGATTGCTGCATCAACTCGCGCATCTTTTCCATGGCGCGGACCACGGCCTGCGCGCCCGCTGCCTGCTCTTCCACCGCGGAGTTGATCTCGTGCGTAATTTCGTTCAGGCGAGTGGTCGTCTTGGCGATCTGCGCCGAGCCGTGCGACTGCTCGGTGGTGGCCGCGCCGATTTCCTGGGCGAACTTGTTCACCTCGCTCACGACGTGGGAGATCTTGGTGAGCGCGGTGCTGAGTTCGCCGCCGCGCGAAAGGCCTTCCTGCACCATGGCTGTGCTCTGTTCCATGTTGCTCACCGCCTGGCGCGCTTCGCGCTGAATGCTCTGCACCAGCTCGGAAATTTCCTTGGTTGAGTGCGCCGATTTTTCCGCCAGCTTGCGGACTTCGTCGGCCACGACGGCGAAGCCGAGGCCGTGTTCGCCGGCCCGCGCCGCTTCGATGGCGGCGTTGAGCGCCAGCAGGTTGGTCTGCTCGGCCAGGTCGTCGATGACTTCCACGATCTTGCCGATGTCGTCGGCGCGCTGATCGAGCGCGCTGATGATCGCCGCCGAGGACTGGATGGCGCCGTGAATGCGGTTCAGGCCGTCGGTGGCCTTCGCCATTGTGCCCATGCCTTCCTTGACCTCGGTGCGCGAACGGTTGGAGATTTCCAGCAGCACTCTGGCGGTCTCCGCCACGCGCTGAATCGAAGTGACCATCTGGTCGATGGAGGCGGAGGTCTCGCTGACGTTGGAGGCCTGCGCCTGCGTGGTGCGCACCATGTTCTGCACGTTCACGCTCATCTCGTGCATGGTGCTGGTGACCTCATCGATCGCCGATGATGCCTGGTTGCTGATCTTGGCCGATTCTTCCGACGCCTCGGCCACCTGGTTGGAGCCGCCGGCCACCTGCGCGGCGCTGTCGCGCACGCTGCGCACGAGCGAGCGCAGACCCTCGGTCATCTTCATGAAGGCGAGAGCGAGCGTGTCGCGGCGAGAGCGCGGTTCGACCTGAACGGTCAGGTCGCCGCCGGCGATGGCTTCCGAAACGGCGGCCATTTCCTTCAGGTACGTCACCATGTTGTTGAAGCTGCGCGCCAGTTCGCCGATTTCGCCCTGCGCTTCCACTTCCACCTTCTGGTCAAGGTCGCCGCTGGAGCCGATCTCGCGCGTGACCGTGATCACACGGCTGAGCGGCTCGGTGATGGAGCGCGACGTGGTATAGGCGATCACGCCCCCCAGCAGCAACGCGAACAGCATGCCCATGTAGGCAACGATGGAGGCGACGGAGGCCGCTGCTTCGTCGGACTTGCGCGACTCCTCCGCCATCTGCGTGATCGAGTGCCCGACTTCATCGAGCTGTCCGGTGGAGCGCGATACCCAGCTCGCCGGATTCAATTGCAGATAGTTGATCTGGAGTTCGGCGACGGTGAGCTTGCCGTCGTCCACCTGGCGGCGCTTTTCAATCAGGACGCTGGCGAAGTTCTTGAACCAGTCGTTCTCCATCTCGCCCACGCGCATCAGCGCGCGGCGCTGCGGTTCAGCCACTGAGGCGGCGTGCTGCAGAGCGTTTTCGAGCTGCTTCATGCCGCTCGTGAGGTTGTCGACCTCGCGCGTGTCGCCGCTCAGCAGGTAATTGCGCAGGTAGAGACGGTTCTGCATCATCTGGTAGCGGACCGAGGCGACCGCCTGCACCGCCTCGATGGCCGCGCCGGCTTCCGCCTTGGCGCGGTGCTCGCGCCGCAGCACGATGATGTTCAGCGCGAACAGAAACACCAGCATGAACAGGATCGCGCCAAACCCGAGGTAGACCTTTCTGGCAATCGTCACTTTGCCAACCCTCCACCATCCCGACGCGTTACAGCGCGCCCGTAAACCTGTACTATCCGGGACTGAAGTTGAAGACCACAGTCTGCACGGTTTCGCCGCCGGCGCTTTCAAAGCGCCACTTCTTGAGCGCGTCGAGTGCCGACTGCACCAGCACCGGATGTCCGCCCACGACCTTGGTGCTTCGCACCACCCCGGACGGCGCAATTACTACCACCACGCGCACCGTCCCAGCCAGACGCAATTGGCGGGCGATGTCGGGATAGCCGGGCTGCACCTGCACCCTGACACGCCGCGCGCCGGACCCTTCCTGCGCGGATGCGCTCCCAGCCGCCAGACCAGCAGCCAGCAAAGCCAGCGCCAGGACGCGGTGAAGTCGTCGAAAATTGCGGTGACGAAGCATGCGCTAATCAAAAGACGCAATGGGCCGGGGGTGACAATTGCAAACAAACTGCCAGCTTCCGGATCGGGACAAGCCTGATAAATGGTTTGTAAGTATTTGATGTGTAATATGTTATTCATGAACCACGTTTCCTCTCGGAAGCTGTTCGTTGCTGGATGACTGGATTCGTCTCACAATGAGACGAATTCCCCGCTTTGCAAAGTAGGAGCGGAGTTAAGGTAAATTGCTTGACTCAAAATGAGATTGCGCAGTAGTGTCCGTGTACTCACTCTCCCCTGAGGATCTCCAGCTCCTGTTTCGCTGAAGGCGAGGCATGGCCTCAACCGGCACTGAAAAAAGACTGGCTGCGCTCGCGGCCGGTGCTGCGCGTCCTGAAGACGCGTTTCAGCAGCTGTTGCTGCGGCTTTCGGCCGTGGCGGCCGAAGGCGGCGATTTCACTTCGCTCGTGCAGTTGCTGTGCGCTTACACCCGCCAGTTCTTTCAGGTGCACGGCGCCTACTACTGGAAGCTTCAGCCCGATGGATCGCTGCAAGGCGTGGCCGCCGAGGGACACATGGCGGCGCGGTTCGTGGGCAGCCACCTGCGCCTGAGCGATGCGTCGGTGGTGACGCGCGCCGTCCAGGAGCGGAAAGCGGTTTACGTCAACGATCCCGACGCCGCGCTTTATCCGATGGCGGCCGAGTACAACTCGCGCGCCGTCATGGCGGCCCCGCTGATCGTGAGCGGTGAAGCGATCGGCGCCTTTGTCCTGATTCACACTGCCGACCCCACCTTCTTTAATGAAGACCTGGCCGCCAAGGCGACGATCCTCGGCGCGGTCATGGCCACGCTGGTGGAAGCCTCGCGCATGGCGCAGGCCAGCCAGGAAGAGCGCCGGCGGTCGCAGGTGCTGGTGCGCTGCACGCGCGCGCTGCACTCCAGCCTCGACCGCCAGCAGGTGTTGCACGCCCTGGCCGAAGGAAGCCTGGAGCTGTTCCAGGGAAGGCTTGCCACCGCCGCCGTCGTGCAGGAAGGACGCGTGGCGAGCCTCGAGGTGGCCGGCGGACCGGCGGAGCTGGTGCAAGCCGTTCGCGGTGACATACCCGCTTGGTTGCGCGACGGCCTCATTGCCGTCGCCGAATCCGAAGGTCCGCAGTGGAGCGCCTTGCGCGGCCCATATCAACACCTGGCGCAGTTCACAGGCTCCTCGGAGGCGATCTCGGCGCCGCTGGCGAGCGGCGAGATTCGCGGGGCGGTGATCGTCTGCGCGGGCGAGAAGACGTTCGGCATTCCCGAGACCGCGCTGCTCGGCGTGCTCGGCGACTTCGGCGCCATGGCGCTGGCCAATTCGGAGCTCTATGCGCGCGCCAGCGCGCAGTCGCGCGAGCTGCAGCAGTTGCTCCAGATATCAGCGGAGTTGAGCGGAACCAGCGAGCTCGAGCGGTTCCTGCAGCAGTTCGTGGTGCGCGGCGCCGAGTTCCTGAACTTCAAGCGGTCGTTCATCGCTCTTTGCGAAGGCGACGGTTGTTACGTCCGCTGGGCGGCAGCCGATGGCGAAGCGCGGCGCCAGGAGCGCAAGCTCACCGGACGCATCACCGACCGCGTTCTGCTGCAGAAAAAGCCTTACTGGACAGACAATCCTGCCGCCGAGCCCGACATGGACATCGCGGCGGTGCACGAGCTCGATGTCAGGCAGTACCTGGCGGTTCCGCTGCTGGGGTCGAACGGGGAGGCGCTGGGACTTTTCGGCGTGCTCGACAAGCGCGTGGGCAGCCCGATCAGCGCCGAAGACGTGCGTCGCGCGCAGGCGCTGGCGGCGGAAGTCGCGGTGGTGCTGGAGAGCACGCGCAACCTGCACCTTTCCGAAGAGCATCGCCGGCGCGCGGAAAACCTGATGAGCCTGGCGCTGGAGCTGAATTCATCGCTTCGCCTGCCCGACTTCGTTCGCAGCTTCACGCTGCGCGCGGCTGACATGCTCGGCGCCCGCGCCGCCGCCCTGGCGCTGGCCCAGCGCGCCGCGCTGGAAACCGTCTTTTTCCACGACGAGGCGCATCCCGCCGACAAACAGGTCACGCGCCGCCTGAACCTGGCGCTGAGCGAGCTGGCCGCCAATCGCAGCGAAGAATTGATCCACGGAATGGCCGATGAAATCTTCGGACCCGGATTGGCGGAGGCGCTCGGCTGGATGGACGTGACGCTCGCCCGCCTGACGGGAGCCGACCACGAGCTGATCGGCATGCTCTGCCTGGTGGACCGCGGCAAGTCGCCCACCGCCACGGACCGAAATCTCCTGCAGGCGCTCGGCGGGCACGCGTCGGTGGCGATGGA
This portion of the Terriglobales bacterium genome encodes:
- a CDS encoding methyl-accepting chemotaxis protein, translated to MTIARKVYLGFGAILFMLVFLFALNIIVLRREHRAKAEAGAAIEAVQAVASVRYQMMQNRLYLRNYLLSGDTREVDNLTSGMKQLENALQHAASVAEPQRRALMRVGEMENDWFKNFASVLIEKRRQVDDGKLTVAELQINYLQLNPASWVSRSTGQLDEVGHSITQMAEESRKSDEAAASVASIVAYMGMLFALLLGGVIAYTTSRSITEPLSRVITVTREIGSSGDLDQKVEVEAQGEIGELARSFNNMVTYLKEMAAVSEAIAGGDLTVQVEPRSRRDTLALAFMKMTEGLRSLVRSVRDSAAQVAGGSNQVAEASEESAKISNQASSAIDEVTSTMHEMSVNVQNMVRTTQAQASNVSETSASIDQMVTSIQRVAETARVLLEISNRSRTEVKEGMGTMAKATDGLNRIHGAIQSSAAIISALDQRADDIGKIVEVIDDLAEQTNLLALNAAIEAARAGEHGLGFAVVADEVRKLAEKSAHSTKEISELVQSIQREARQAVSNMEQSTAMVQEGLSRGGELSTALTKISHVVSEVNKFAQEIGAATTEQSHGSAQIAKTTTRLNEITHEINSAVEEQAAGAQAVVRAMEKMRELMQQSTSGSAELAASAEQMSKMARALLDAMDRFALEASPLVGRSARTAAAASSGPARLAAVPRQGF
- a CDS encoding energy transducer TonB is translated as MLRHRNFRRLHRVLALALLAAGLAAGSASAQEGSGARRVRVQVQPGYPDIARQLRLAGTVRVVVVIAPSGVVRSTKVVGGHPVLVQSALDALKKWRFESAGGETVQTVVFNFSPG
- a CDS encoding PAS domain S-box protein yields the protein MASTGTEKRLAALAAGAARPEDAFQQLLLRLSAVAAEGGDFTSLVQLLCAYTRQFFQVHGAYYWKLQPDGSLQGVAAEGHMAARFVGSHLRLSDASVVTRAVQERKAVYVNDPDAALYPMAAEYNSRAVMAAPLIVSGEAIGAFVLIHTADPTFFNEDLAAKATILGAVMATLVEASRMAQASQEERRRSQVLVRCTRALHSSLDRQQVLHALAEGSLELFQGRLATAAVVQEGRVASLEVAGGPAELVQAVRGDIPAWLRDGLIAVAESEGPQWSALRGPYQHLAQFTGSSEAISAPLASGEIRGAVIVCAGEKTFGIPETALLGVLGDFGAMALANSELYARASAQSRELQQLLQISAELSGTSELERFLQQFVVRGAEFLNFKRSFIALCEGDGCYVRWAAADGEARRQERKLTGRITDRVLLQKKPYWTDNPAAEPDMDIAAVHELDVRQYLAVPLLGSNGEALGLFGVLDKRVGSPISAEDVRRAQALAAEVAVVLESTRNLHLSEEHRRRAENLMSLALELNSSLRLPDFVRSFTLRAADMLGARAAALALAQRAALETVFFHDEAHPADKQVTRRLNLALSELAANRSEELIHGMADEIFGPGLAEALGWMDVTLARLTGADHELIGMLCLVDRGKSPTATDRNLLQALGGHASVAMENARLFSRIAQSNKQWAEIFDAITDYIVVHDEGHKVLRVNRSLADFIGVRPNELIGVGMRALIAMAIEPGAQPCPFCRAGQDEDDEYIHHVLDRTYLVSTSRIHGPLHEGRQTIHVLKDISDRREAERRYRELFDNIQEGLFFSVPDGRFIEVNDALVRMLGYDSREELLQTDPNTQIYVSPEESAKLRQALDAQGVVRNYELAMRRKDGTLVHTLQNTFAVRDPQGKPAQYRGLMLDITELKNFQSQLQRERDFNLKILNNTLSMILVVDTAGLITYANRRCFEAGGYTEAQLLGRRLAELVAPSRRQVFEQAFSAAVGGHQGDNLELQLVRGSGGHGHFSVNLSPMRDEQGAVTSIVIVMTDITDAAILQAKLMHTEKMAAVGQLVSGVAHEVNNPLTAILGFSDLLLEKPDVPESAKRDLRIVVQEAHRTKTIVQNLLSFARQVPPRREPVHLNPLLRRTIQLRSYDLANHGVQVREQFTEPLASVMGDSHQLQQVFLNILNNAYDAVRESGRQGLIDVRTAPTESHVEVVFCDNGNGIAQPERIFDPFFTTKEVGKGTGLGLSICYGIVREHGGEILAANNPGGKGATFTVRLPLAARRSPGEAGP